A window from Listeria seeligeri serovar 1/2b str. SLCC3954 encodes these proteins:
- a CDS encoding phosphotransferase, which produces MLGDVNIYKELLQENFNIEVKSIKVLADHMESKAYLVEAQTGKYILKEVKSDFLSHPENEGALLEYLYSNGINVARIIRTKYNEYLFSNSERQFHLQEFIDGDIISLNTASDWYLKKSAQTLGEIQSILKGYKKLPVLFDKDFLSKTTVMNVKQSILDGIKHAEKENKTSLIIRLNERLKHVERIACFEFDLNKLTYSNSHGDYYVNQVIKRNKELITIDWTGACFLPACFEVLMSYTYAEPSCKNGTINIERFKTYLNEYLKYFSLSSYDLKIMPYFYYYQLCTCNFIPPYDELPNDYQQIAKLCDNLMDWLYINVDNLSNDLLAL; this is translated from the coding sequence ATGTTAGGAGATGTTAATATCTACAAAGAACTTCTACAAGAAAACTTTAATATCGAAGTAAAATCCATTAAGGTACTAGCAGACCATATGGAATCAAAAGCATATTTAGTAGAGGCACAGACCGGAAAATATATTTTAAAAGAAGTAAAATCTGATTTTTTAAGCCATCCTGAAAACGAGGGAGCCTTATTAGAATACCTTTATAGCAATGGAATCAATGTTGCAAGAATAATTCGAACTAAATATAATGAATATCTTTTTAGTAATAGCGAACGCCAATTTCATTTACAGGAATTTATTGATGGTGATATAATTTCTCTAAACACTGCTTCAGATTGGTATCTAAAAAAGTCAGCACAAACGCTGGGTGAGATCCAAAGCATATTAAAAGGGTATAAAAAACTGCCAGTATTATTTGATAAGGATTTTTTAAGTAAAACTACTGTTATGAATGTTAAACAATCAATACTAGATGGTATTAAACATGCTGAAAAAGAAAATAAAACTTCTCTAATTATTAGATTGAACGAACGACTAAAACATGTTGAAAGAATTGCTTGTTTTGAGTTTGACCTAAATAAATTAACATACTCCAATTCTCATGGAGACTATTATGTAAATCAAGTCATCAAACGCAATAAGGAATTAATAACAATTGACTGGACAGGTGCATGTTTCCTCCCAGCCTGCTTCGAAGTATTAATGTCTTATACTTATGCTGAACCTTCATGTAAGAATGGCACGATTAATATTGAAAGATTTAAAACTTATTTAAACGAGTACTTAAAGTATTTTTCATTATCCAGCTACGATTTAAAAATAATGCCATACTTTTATTATTATCAATTATGTACTTGTAACTTCATCCCACCATATGATGAGTTGCCCAATGATTATCAGCAAATTGCTAAGCTTTGTGATAATCTTATGGACTGGCTATATATAAATGTTGACAATTTGTCGAATGATTTGTTAGCATTATAA
- a CDS encoding VOC family protein: protein MAKLYPYLAFDNAKEALGYYEEVFGATNITRLPVGEEQSEMFGIPKDDLENTTVHGGFTVLGANLFCSDSFGKPVSATNQISIMLDLDNEDPVAVAEAEAFYEKVSSSGKVTITLPYAEQFWGGKMGQFVDAYGISWMLHSQPYSKL from the coding sequence ATGGCAAAGTTGTACCCGTATTTGGCTTTTGATAATGCAAAAGAGGCTTTAGGTTATTATGAAGAAGTATTTGGAGCGACGAATATCACACGCTTACCTGTTGGTGAAGAACAAAGTGAGATGTTTGGCATTCCGAAAGATGACCTTGAAAACACCACAGTTCATGGCGGATTTACTGTACTTGGTGCTAATTTATTTTGCTCAGATTCATTTGGAAAACCAGTTTCAGCGACAAATCAGATTTCTATTATGCTAGACTTAGATAATGAAGATCCGGTGGCCGTAGCGGAGGCAGAAGCTTTTTATGAAAAGGTGAGTTCATCTGGAAAAGTAACCATTACTTTACCATACGCAGAACAATTCTGGGGCGGAAAAATGGGACAATTCGTAGATGCATATGGAATTTCATGGATGCTTCATTCGCAACCTTATTCGAAATTATAA
- a CDS encoding GNAT family N-acetyltransferase: protein MEIKQIKAKDTQDIRHRVLRPEQPESNAIYPNDDLEGTLHLGAFENDVLIGVASFYPEKSAIIMVADQYRIRGVAAERGMRLKGVGSALLATGETEIWNRGAEIIWCNARIVAVGFYEKHGYRRVGKSFVIPGIGEHYLMTKESPIGS, encoded by the coding sequence GTGGAGATCAAACAAATCAAGGCAAAAGACACTCAAGACATTAGACACCGGGTTCTTCGCCCAGAACAGCCTGAAAGTAATGCAATTTATCCAAACGATGATTTAGAAGGCACTCTTCATTTAGGGGCTTTTGAAAATGATGTTTTAATTGGAGTTGCGAGTTTTTATCCAGAAAAATCAGCAATCATCATGGTAGCGGATCAGTACCGAATCCGCGGCGTGGCGGCAGAACGTGGCATGCGCTTGAAAGGTGTAGGCTCGGCGTTACTTGCAACTGGTGAAACAGAAATTTGGAACCGTGGCGCTGAGATTATTTGGTGTAACGCACGGATTGTCGCAGTCGGTTTTTATGAAAAACATGGTTATCGTAGAGTCGGCAAATCATTTGTCATTCCTGGAATCGGCGAGCATTATTTAATGACGAAAGAAAGTCCGATTGGATCATAA
- a CDS encoding MerR family transcriptional regulator, whose translation MIPLLSIGEMAKKSQLSIQRLRYYDKIGLLVPAFTDPTSGYRYYEAAQEEQLNFIQALQYMGFSLQAIKQYLSQNTSESLPELLIKYQQKLTEDEARIARKKWLINRYQGLLKRNPENTEAVKTTRLLLTEPLQTTIHSTVLNDPLFQQEVQELINRLGLSKSYLQFPGYLILDDQAFLFIELDHSVSTPGERSLLASKRHPFCKPQNWDLKTASENYLLQETVAWIDGELVHGYSYETNLYFE comes from the coding sequence ATGATACCGCTTTTATCCATTGGTGAAATGGCGAAAAAAAGCCAACTTTCTATACAGCGACTGCGCTATTACGACAAAATCGGGCTGTTGGTCCCAGCATTTACTGATCCTACTTCTGGGTATCGCTATTATGAAGCGGCTCAGGAGGAACAACTGAACTTTATCCAAGCCCTTCAATATATGGGATTTTCTCTGCAAGCAATCAAGCAATATCTAAGTCAAAATACTTCTGAAAGCTTACCTGAACTACTTATTAAATATCAACAAAAACTAACAGAAGACGAAGCTCGAATTGCTCGAAAAAAATGGCTAATTAATCGCTATCAAGGTCTTCTAAAGCGTAATCCTGAAAATACAGAAGCAGTGAAAACCACTCGACTTTTACTAACTGAACCTTTGCAAACAACTATACATTCAACTGTTTTAAATGACCCACTATTTCAGCAAGAAGTTCAAGAGCTGATAAACCGGCTCGGTCTGTCAAAGAGCTATCTCCAGTTCCCTGGTTACTTGATACTGGACGACCAAGCTTTTCTATTTATTGAGCTTGATCATTCGGTTAGCACACCTGGAGAACGTTCTTTGCTAGCAAGTAAACGCCATCCTTTTTGCAAGCCGCAAAACTGGGATTTAAAAACCGCGAGCGAAAATTACTTGTTGCAGGAAACTGTCGCATGGATAGACGGAGAATTAGTTCACGGCTATTCTTATGAAACAAATTTATATTTTGAGTGA
- a CDS encoding MATE family efflux transporter gives MKEQSKRLGEDSIPSLMARLSVPAFIGMFVMGMYNIVDTIFVSYGVGPSGVAALSIAFPVQMILMAMAAMFGIGGASIISRSLGAGEQGQANKVFHQVIWLVVLSSIFIAIITFVFLDPLITLFGAPADIHDIAKDFLSVILLGAVFQTFAMAMNNIVRSEGNARTAMLTMVISAILNMILNPIFIMGFGMGVRGSALATVIAQAVGAVWLLIYFLSGKSTLSLKGITFRMDFPLIRRIMAIGFPSFIMMSAGSIVTIAVNWMLNIYGGTLAIAVYGIANRIASFVIMPINGVTQGMQPIVGFNYGSRQFERVMKAVKVSMFAATVMSLIAWGLVEIFPGMLVRIFSNDPELIAEGTTAVRFMLLAAPTIGFQIVCGGLYQALGRARISFIISLMRQIICLVPLLLILPHFFGLNGIWYAFPLADLGAFTVCVIIMSKTWRRIFKNPELV, from the coding sequence ATGAAAGAACAAAGTAAACGATTAGGCGAAGATAGCATTCCATCACTCATGGCACGACTCTCAGTTCCGGCGTTTATCGGAATGTTTGTTATGGGAATGTATAATATTGTTGATACGATTTTTGTATCTTATGGGGTTGGGCCATCTGGTGTTGCAGCACTTTCGATTGCATTTCCAGTTCAAATGATATTGATGGCGATGGCCGCAATGTTTGGAATTGGTGGTGCCTCGATTATTTCTCGTTCGCTTGGTGCAGGGGAACAAGGTCAGGCGAATAAAGTATTTCACCAAGTTATTTGGTTAGTTGTATTATCTAGTATTTTTATTGCTATTATTACATTTGTTTTCTTAGATCCACTGATTACACTTTTTGGTGCGCCAGCGGATATTCACGATATTGCCAAGGATTTCTTGTCAGTTATTTTGCTTGGAGCTGTATTCCAGACTTTCGCAATGGCGATGAATAATATCGTTCGCTCGGAAGGTAATGCGAGAACGGCGATGTTAACGATGGTGATTTCTGCTATTTTGAATATGATTTTAAATCCGATTTTTATTATGGGATTTGGTATGGGCGTTCGTGGTTCAGCGCTTGCAACGGTAATTGCACAGGCAGTTGGGGCAGTTTGGCTCTTAATTTACTTTTTATCAGGGAAAAGTACTTTATCTCTAAAGGGGATAACTTTTCGGATGGATTTCCCGCTGATTCGTCGGATTATGGCGATTGGGTTCCCGTCATTTATTATGATGTCAGCAGGGAGTATCGTTACAATCGCGGTAAACTGGATGCTTAATATTTATGGTGGCACGCTTGCTATTGCGGTTTATGGAATTGCCAACCGGATTGCTTCATTCGTGATTATGCCGATAAACGGGGTAACACAAGGGATGCAGCCGATTGTCGGTTTCAACTATGGATCGAGACAATTTGAACGCGTAATGAAAGCTGTTAAAGTTTCCATGTTTGCAGCAACAGTAATGTCTTTGATTGCTTGGGGCTTGGTCGAAATTTTCCCAGGAATGCTTGTCCGGATTTTCTCAAACGACCCAGAACTGATTGCTGAAGGAACGACTGCGGTTAGATTTATGCTTTTAGCTGCACCAACAATCGGGTTCCAAATTGTCTGTGGCGGGCTATATCAAGCACTTGGTCGAGCGCGGATTTCATTTATTATTTCGTTAATGCGTCAGATTATCTGTTTAGTGCCGCTACTACTCATTTTACCGCACTTCTTTGGTTTGAACGGGATTTGGTACGCCTTCCCGCTTGCAGATTTGGGTGCATTTACAGTATGTGTTATAATTATGAGTAAAACTTGGCGTCGGATATTCAAAAACCCTGAACTAGTTTAA
- a CDS encoding MarR family winged helix-turn-helix transcriptional regulator: MADRQESLAKAIAIIHRSESTFKNKKLLKTGLNIGQLRYLWTLYKEDGISQESMAKRFMVDKASVTRHIKRLEELGMIRREIDVKDRRIQRIFVTEKGFMMRELIEETTADWSTMLTAGFSEAEQDSLFQLLGRLSDNAIIAVEGGDMA; encoded by the coding sequence ATGGCAGATAGACAAGAAAGTTTAGCAAAAGCCATCGCGATTATTCATCGTTCTGAAAGTACTTTTAAAAACAAAAAATTACTTAAAACGGGTCTTAATATAGGTCAATTACGTTATTTATGGACGCTTTATAAAGAAGATGGTATCTCTCAAGAATCAATGGCTAAGCGTTTTATGGTGGATAAAGCTAGTGTAACGAGGCATATTAAACGATTAGAAGAACTAGGAATGATTCGGCGGGAAATAGATGTAAAAGATCGGCGAATTCAGCGTATTTTTGTTACGGAAAAAGGCTTTATGATGCGCGAATTAATTGAAGAAACGACAGCTGATTGGTCTACGATGTTAACAGCTGGTTTTAGTGAAGCTGAGCAAGATAGCTTGTTTCAGTTGCTTGGAAGATTGTCAGATAATGCGATTATTGCAGTTGAAGGAGGAGATATGGCATGA